The Thermodesulfovibrio sp. 3462-1 genome contains the following window.
GTATTTTTCCTTTAAAAGTTGTTTCAACTTTTCCCTTTCTTCAATTTTTTTCTTTTTATGTTTAAAAAAACCAAAAAAATTCATTTATCTTAATTATAAATGATTTCAAAATTAATTTAAAATTATGCTACATTAAAAAATGGTTGAATTAATTAATAGAAGTAGACATGAAAAGCTTTACCTTCAATTATTTAAGCTTTTAAAGAAAAAATTGAAAGCGGGTAATGGACAGCAGGAATGCAGATTCCAGTTGAAGATGAATCATTTAAAATGTTTAATGTAATTAGAGCAACTGTGAGAGATGGTAACAAGTTATTTATAGCTTTACAGCTAAAAGTATTATAAAACTCAAGGAGGTATGGTATGTCCCATACAAAATTAGTAAAAGATGTAATGCTTGAAATATTTGAATATCCTCATATACCTTACTGGTTCAGTATTGAACAGACCATTAAAGTTGTTAAGGCTTCTTTCATTCAGCCTCAAAAGCATATGAATCCCCTTGCTGTATTAGTATTTGATGAAAAGTATAATCTTTTGGGAATTGTTACACTTAAGGATATTTTAAAGGGGCTTGAACCTGTATGTGTTAAGTCACATTCAAAAATAGAAGTTCCACAGAAGGAACAAACAGAACTTACAAATGTCTGGGACAGCCTTTTTAAAGAGGAATCAAAAAAGCTTGCTCAGAAACCTGTAAGTGAAATAATGGTTCCAGCGAAACATTTTGTTGATCCCAGTGATCCTGTTACAAAAGCTGCTTATTTGTTAATTTATTATGATTTGCCTTTATTACCAGTCATTGAAGACAACCGAAAGCTTATTGGCATTGTAAGAATGGTTGAGGTATTTGATGCAATTTCAGAAGAAATTGTTAAATAGCAAGGAGCAGGCTACTTAATGAAGAAGCTATTTATTTTAATAGTGATGGTTTTTATTTTAAATAATTCTGCATTGGCTGTAGAAACTCAAAAAGATGTGGATATATTTTATATTTCAGGGACAATTCTTGATTCCCATAAAGAGCCTGTAAAGGAAGCTGAAATCCGTCTTCTCGTAAATGGGCAGCCACATAAGATAATTACAGACCATAAAGAAATTGATAAAACTACTACATCTTCACATGCAACATTCCAGATAAAATTTCAACTTCCAAAAGATGCAATTGATACAGCAAAAATTCAGATTGAAATTGTAAAAAGCTCATTTAATAAAACAATCATTGACTTCAAAAAAGATGATTTTGCAGTTAAAGGAAACGAGTTTTATATAAGCAAGGATATAATTATTCAGCGTCATATTGGACCTGCTTTTTGGATTGCAACTGCAATATTTTTAATTGTCTATGCTTTGATTTCTTTTGAACTTCTTCATAGAACAGTGGCTGCCATGATTGGTGCGGCAACAATGCTTATAATTACCTATACACTTGGCACCTTGAATCCAGAGTTTCATATAATCTCCTTTGAAAGGGCAATTCAGGCAATTGATATGAATGTTGTATTTCTTCTTATGGGAATGATGATAATTATTGGAGTTTTGAAACACACAGGAGTTTTTCAGTGGTGTGCTTACATGTCCTATAAAATTGCAAAAGGAAATATAATGATTCTTGCAGTAATTTCATGCTTTTTTATTGCAGCGACTTCTGCATTTCTTGACAATGTGACAGCAATGCTTCTTTACACACCTGTTTTAATAGAGATAGCAATTGCTTTAAAAATTAATCCTTTATCTTTACTTATTCCCGGTATTATGGCATCAAATGTTGGTGGAACAGCAACCCTTATCGGTGACCCACCAAACATAATGATTGGCTCATATGCAGGGCTTACTTTTATGCAGTTTGTCTATGCTTTCACTCCTGTGTGTATTGCAGCTTTGCTTGCTCTTGTTTTATACAACAAATTTTTCTACTCAAAGGAATACAAAAAGGGTAGAGTTGAAGATGTCAATGGTTTTATTAGCCATCTTAGAGAAGAATACAAGATCACTGACAAAAATCTTCTTACTTATGGAGCTTTTATAATGGCAATTGTTATGGCTTTTTTTGCAACCCATGGGATATGCCATATGCAAGTAAGCATTCCAGCACTTTTTGGTGCAGGACTTCTTTTCACATATGCTGTTGTTACAAAAAAAGTGAAAATGCTTGAACTTATTGAAAAAGATATTGAGTGGAGCACGCTTTTATTTTTTATCTTTCTTTTTATAATTGTTGGTGCAGTTGAGGAAGTAGGGCTTCTTGCTACAGTTGCAGATTGGATTCATCAGCTTTCAGCAGGAAATCTTACTGTTGCCATATGCTTGATTTTGTGGGTTTCTGCAATAATGAGTGCTTTTGTTGACAACATTCCATTTACTGCAACTATGCTTCCTATTGTTGCCTATCTAAGCAAGATTATCCCGGGCGCAGAAAACAATGTTCTTTGGTGGGCAGTTGCACTTGGTGCATGTTTTGGCGGAAATGGAACAATGATTGGTGCCAGTGCCAATGTTGTAACAATGGGAATTGCAGAAGCTGCTGGATATAGGATAAGCTTTTTTGGTTTTTTTAAATATGCTTTTTTATATATGATAATAAGCGTAGGTATTAGTAATTTGTGGCTATTGCTTTTTTACTAAAAGGCTGTTTAATAAGATGAGAATTTACCTGTTATTCTAAGGGGTTTGATGCTCCGGGGAATTTTTTATAAGGAGGTCTAAAATATGATAAGCTGTCCATTTGAAAGGGTTTTACTGCCTGTTGACAGAAGTGATAATTCAAATAGAGCTATAAAATTTGCTGCCGCAGTCATTTCAAACATTGAAAGTGCAGATATTACAATTCTTTATGTAATGACTGGTGGATACTTGAGTGAACGCATGAAAAACATTGATTTTAGAGCAGAGCTAATAAAGGAGTCAGAGATTTTTAAAAAGATTAAAGCTAAACATATTGAAAACAATATTGTGCCTTTTTTGAATGAGTATGAGAGTATTCTGAAAACTGCAGGAGTAAAAGCCAGAATAATCAAGAGAATTGAAGAAGGTGATCCAGGGAATAAGATAATTGAAATTGTCACTAACGAAGGCTTTCAAACAGTAATGCTTGCCCGTAGAGGTATGTCAGAAGTTAGGGGTTTTTTACTTGGAAGTGTTTCAAATAAAGTTATTCACGGTTTGTTAAATCAAAATATTTATATTGTGGGAGAGAAAATTTCAGAACAAAGCCCTCTCTGCCGAATTTTAGTTCCTGTTGATGGTTCTGAGTATTCGATGAAAGCATTGGAACACTCAGTGGGTCTCGCAAAAACAATAAAAGGGATAGAAAACATCACAATTTTAAGGGTGATAAATATTTCTTTTTATTTTGAAAGAGTAAAACAGGGAATAGACCCTGAAGCAGAAGCAGAGGAGATACTCAATAAGGCAAAAAAGAGATTTATTGATGAGAATATATCTGATGAAAAGTTAGTCATAACAAAAATCAGAGTAGGATTGCCTGCTGTTGAGATTTTAAAGGAGATTGAAGAGGGTGGATATAGTCTGATAATCATGGGAAGAAAGGGACGCTCAGCCCTGCGAGACCTTGTTTTTGGCGGTGTAAGTTCAGCAGTTATAAATAAATGTTTTGAGCCAACAGTGGCAATAATAAATCAATAAATTCTGCTGTTTTTAATGTCCTCCTATATGTAGAATTCCGCTTGCAGCAAGAATTAATATAAAGCATTCAATTATTGAAAATATAAAATAGACAATATCTTTCTTTTTCAGAAAAATTGGTAAAATTCTTATATAACATAAAATTGTTATACCACCTAAAATTGCAATTGGAACAAAATTTAAAAAATCACTTTTTATTATAAGCTTTAACCATGCCCATCCAGGATGCAATCCTGCAGAGAGCAAATACTCATAAGCTTTCATTTTCCAGTATTTTGGTAATTCAGAAATTGGAATTTGCGGAGATAGTATTCCAGTTATATAAATAATGAATGTAAGAATAAGTAAAATCAAACCAATTTTCATTCCCCAATCAAGCCATTTTGCATAGACAATCTGTTCTTCTTTTACATTTTTGTCAACAGTCATGACTTTACCTCCTTTTTTTACTTATTTCCATATTCCAAGCCCTTTAAGAAGAGCTCTTAATCCAGCAAAAAGTAACATACCAATAACAATGTATCTGACGATTTTAGGCTTTGCAACAGCGAGAATTCTTACTCCAACAACAGATCCAAGCATTATCCCAATGATACTTGGCACAACAATCATTGGTAAAACTGCACCATTGTTAAGATAAATCCATGCAGCTGAAGTATCTGTTATTGAAAGAAGAAATTTACTTGTTGCAACAGATACTTTAAGTGGCGCTCCCATTAAAAGATTCAGCACAGGAACATTTGCCCACCCAGCACCAAGACCAAACATACCAGCCATTATTCCAATTGCTACAAAAAGAAAAAGAGCCTGAGGAGTTCTGTGAACCTTCCATTCAATTTCTTTTCCTGTTGATATTTCGTGA
Protein-coding sequences here:
- a CDS encoding CBS domain-containing protein; the encoded protein is MSHTKLVKDVMLEIFEYPHIPYWFSIEQTIKVVKASFIQPQKHMNPLAVLVFDEKYNLLGIVTLKDILKGLEPVCVKSHSKIEVPQKEQTELTNVWDSLFKEESKKLAQKPVSEIMVPAKHFVDPSDPVTKAAYLLIYYDLPLLPVIEDNRKLIGIVRMVEVFDAISEEIVK
- a CDS encoding ArsB/NhaD family transporter yields the protein MKKLFILIVMVFILNNSALAVETQKDVDIFYISGTILDSHKEPVKEAEIRLLVNGQPHKIITDHKEIDKTTTSSHATFQIKFQLPKDAIDTAKIQIEIVKSSFNKTIIDFKKDDFAVKGNEFYISKDIIIQRHIGPAFWIATAIFLIVYALISFELLHRTVAAMIGAATMLIITYTLGTLNPEFHIISFERAIQAIDMNVVFLLMGMMIIIGVLKHTGVFQWCAYMSYKIAKGNIMILAVISCFFIAATSAFLDNVTAMLLYTPVLIEIAIALKINPLSLLIPGIMASNVGGTATLIGDPPNIMIGSYAGLTFMQFVYAFTPVCIAALLALVLYNKFFYSKEYKKGRVEDVNGFISHLREEYKITDKNLLTYGAFIMAIVMAFFATHGICHMQVSIPALFGAGLLFTYAVVTKKVKMLELIEKDIEWSTLLFFIFLFIIVGAVEEVGLLATVADWIHQLSAGNLTVAICLILWVSAIMSAFVDNIPFTATMLPIVAYLSKIIPGAENNVLWWAVALGACFGGNGTMIGASANVVTMGIAEAAGYRISFFGFFKYAFLYMIISVGISNLWLLLFY
- a CDS encoding universal stress protein, yielding MISCPFERVLLPVDRSDNSNRAIKFAAAVISNIESADITILYVMTGGYLSERMKNIDFRAELIKESEIFKKIKAKHIENNIVPFLNEYESILKTAGVKARIIKRIEEGDPGNKIIEIVTNEGFQTVMLARRGMSEVRGFLLGSVSNKVIHGLLNQNIYIVGEKISEQSPLCRILVPVDGSEYSMKALEHSVGLAKTIKGIENITILRVINISFYFERVKQGIDPEAEAEEILNKAKKRFIDENISDEKLVITKIRVGLPAVEILKEIEEGGYSLIIMGRKGRSALRDLVFGGVSSAVINKCFEPTVAIINQ